CTTAAGAGCTATCATGCAATTGCAATTAATAAAACCATCTAGTGGCAGTGTAGGAAAGAGCAGAAGCACAAGAGAGAGTAAAGTCGAGCATAAGATTATCAGAATTGAAGGAATGCAGGTGACCAGATTGATACACATGAGTTTTACAATAGGACAAAGTAAATGTAACATACTGGGAAAAATTACTtaataatagtactccctccgtccacaaaaaatagtcctaTTTGTGGATGGCACAGATTTTcatgaaaaattggtaaagtacgagaggagaaaaagtaggtaaaataagagagatatggAGAAAATGTAAAGTATGGGAGAGAGTAGAAAAAGTGGGTTAAGTATGAAAGAGAAACATTCCATTTTCAGAAAtgggactattttttgtggtcaccccaaaatagcaaaacaggactatttttcgtggacggagggagtatcatttagtGACAACAGGTTCATTCATTTGTTGAAGTAAATAGATGTTAAACAGTTAGCTTATGAAAAAGTAATCATTCAGGTGTCTTAAATCTTAATTTGTATTTTGAAAAGCACAGATACAGACAAAAAGTGGATGAAAGAACCAACTGTGAAAGGCAAATGGCTAcagtaaaacataaaaaaaaaaagcaatagGAGAAAGCATATagaaactaattaataattttaaatcaaTACCTTGCTGGATGAATGTCCGGAACAGAAACAGGGCGAAGTTGATCTTTGTCGGAAAGTAAATTGCAATTACTGTGGATCCATGGATATATTTTCCACTGCTCGAAATTTTGAGAGCTAATGCactaataaattaatactaatgaACCAATATTTAAAAAGAATATAATCATAACAACAGAGGTACTACTTACTAATTTAGTATAAAACTGGAGCATATCATCATGTAGTATGAAAACTCATTTCCTTGGCTTATGAAACCTGTGATACAACAACACACTCAGACTGACAGCAAAGAATTTATCATCTTAAGATGAAGAGTACTCCAGTAGCATACCCAAACATGAGATTTCTAATGCCAACCTCCCAAGTCCAGCTCCTGGAACTAAACATGCAGGAGGACTGGTTAAGAAGACATAAGATATCAATATTACCAAAAGAGAGTACCAGCCAACAGATTTGttacaataatataaaatatcaagctCAATTGGCACAAATACAATGGCAGAATAATCTGCAAGTATCCTGACACCAGAGACTCTTAAAAACATAATATCTCAGAAATGATACCCGTCACTAGAGCGGTCTGGAAAAAGTCGGTCAAGCTCTTGAAGAATTGGTCTATAGCATTCATCACGCTCCTTCTGACCCTAAACATAGCAAGGTGAAAAAGTAGTAAATCCAATATATCCACtcttttcatatatatatatataatgcttCTACTTCTGTTGAATGAGGTTAGACTTTTGAATCACAATACCATAATCATCATTGTtataagtatataattatactcaatgttatcaatctcgtatggcggcttatggcggtttgcctaaaaaccgccacagggatatggcgtactagtatggcggatatggcggtcaaaaattaaataaataaaataatacttatatatttatatataattcaaaaattaaaaaataaatataacatctaaaacactttaaacaattaataaagcataatataccactctaaccaccatgtttcttgcataatgccctattcctaaatgcagtacacacgcaatgttgtcaaatgtcagatatggcggtgctatggcagtgacatggtgctatggcatttccaccaccgaacgccatgccatagcgccatggcgccgccatatccgctatttgataacattgattATACTTAAAGACCTTTTATCTACAGATGAAAAGAAAACAAGGAATACCTCAGCTGCCCAATCTCTGACAATGTTCCTTATGATGCATCGAACCTGGGAAATTAGTACGATAGTTTAAATCTTAAGCATGGATGGATACTCAAAATCAAAAAGAATAGCTAACCTTATCTACGTCAGCCAAAGGAACATGAAATTGCAATGATGGGTCCAACCAATCAGGCGACGGCGAAGCCTGAAATAACATATGCAGggtataaattattaataagaAAATAGAATAATAAGTATAAATGTAGCATTCTAAACTATGTATGCAAGGCTCAAGCATTTGAAGTTCTTGAGAAGTTGCAGattcattttatgcaataaatcTCTGTTTGATGCACTTGTCCAGTATGCTTGTGACTTcgtcaacataaaaaaaacttctaaAAATTTCATCACAAACAATCATGATAACCCAACAAAGATAATTCAAGAGAAGAAGAATATAAAATAGAAGTACGAGGGAAAATGCTAGAAGAGGTGGGTTGGTGAAAGAATAAATCTTGGAAAGGAATGCCTTACATGTCCATCACAACAATGTGTACCACTCTGATAACTATGGGCATCACCACCTTGTACCATTCCATTACGCTCAGAGGCTACAGAGCAATTCCCGACGTTTTCGCTCAATGATTGGATTTTCTTCTCCTGTTGTTATCTACATAGGTCAAATTTCATAATGAAAAGGAAATAAACAAATTGAACAGAGAGAATATTTCAAACAAATCCTACAGGCATGACCCAAGATGTTAAGAGAGACCTCACTGATAGTTTCAGGCTTAGGAGCGTCACTCGCTCCATCTTCCCCAGAGCGAAGTTCATCAACTTTTGCATTATGTAGTAGGGTGTTATTTGAGCCAGACTGACAAGGATGTGGATTCATTTCAGTAGAAGAAAGTTGTTGAACTGGGGCATTTTCAATCGCATGATCCTCAGCAATGTCAGTGTCCACATTCATGTCAATAGGAGGATCAAAGGCCTGCCAAAATCAAGAGGTGGGGCAGATTCAGACAGATCACAATATACATACAAGCTTTCAACACTCCAGAGGACAAACAATCAGATCAAAATACAAGTCAAGCAAGTAATAAACGGGGAATCAAGTCACCTTAAGCATTTCAAATATGAAATAAGAATTTTGTGAAACACACCTGCAAGAAAATAACACCAGATTCAGCACACTGAACATTATTTTTTAATGGTAGTACCATATTTCCATTCTCCTTCATTGATATTCTTCATGATACATATTGATATATATGGTACAAGGGTATGGATGGGATAATGAATATGCAGTTATCTGCTGGAAAACATGCCAATATATAAGATATGGTACTTGAAAGTATAAAAAATGTACTTTCTTCATAATTCATAACGTTATTTAAGTTCAAGTTAACTTCAAATAATTATACCCTGCCAAGGATGGGGGCTACTCCATCACACTAGAGACTTTCAGGTACGGAGTTTAGAATTCTTcctatttctttattttattattctattttcCTCCATTTTATAGATCATCTTGtactttaaaaaattatttatttttgaggaGGAAATATGGCACCCCAAGTCCCAACCCCCACCCACCAAACAAAGGACATGATTTGAATGATGATGTGCATCCGGAGGTTCTGATCAATTTTTACTTTTAATCATGAAAACAAAGGACTTGGCCAAGGCAAAACTAAGCTGCAGCTGAGCAAAGTAAAGATGGGATGCTAACTCAATCAAATGAATTGATTAGCACCATCGCTCAGGGCAGTAAAAGTGTTTGGGTATTAGCAAGAATGACATGATTGGTGCCAAACTGTACTCAGTACTGGTTATACTCAAGTAACTCAACACCTACATTTCCAATCATAATGAGCCACAAAGTTCATAAATATTCAATTAGAACTTCATCATATAAAGTATGTAAGTATTCCTAACATAGATATGCTATAGTAGATTTTACCATCTGAGTTTCTGAAATTTCAGAGGAAGGTGTGACAACAGTGCCTGCAAAagccaaaataaaaaattggtgAAACTACCTATATGTATGTCATATACATGATAGCATAACATAATTCAAAGTAAAGTAGGAGATTGCAGCACAAAGTAAACCGTCTCAACTGCGGCGGATAATAGAGCTTCGGTGATGAAGATTATCTTTATTCCAAGGTAAAGTTCAAAAACTTGTTCAGTAGTCTGGAGTACTAAGAATTAGCAGTGTATTCACAAAGAGTCCAACATTGCCTTCATTGTCCTTTACCACataagaaaacataaaaaaaccaAAACTTTACATTTTACAACATACTTCACCAATCACCATAGATATAACACACAAATTTTAACCTTGCATTCTACATAATATTTCACTTGAAATGATTAACATGCTCACTCCTGTTCCTATTGGTTAACTAGAAAGAGACCTTGTGGGCAAGAGGAAGCCTCCTGAAGCATCTTTCATATCTTTTGATATCTTCCTCAGCAGCCTCCGGATAGCTGCGTTCAGAGcccaataaaaattaaaactacaTTACAGGGACTCATATCCATTGAAGCAATAAAGATTATAATGAATAAACTGGAAATGAATTAGTATACctgacaatgaaaacataaatgAAATACTAATATACAAGTCAACTATAGAAGTTCATCAACAAATCATCAGGGAATATATTGGCAGGCGCCAACTACTGTAAACACAATAACGATCCTGATTCTATCTATCGTTACTCTCAACTAGAGTTACTAAACAGTTGAATTtactaagagcacccacaaccgtgctcttgccaacgaacacggttgtgggcccggcgccaCTATTACTGCCTGGttttaggcaagagcacaacatccacagctgtgctcttccacaaggacgagcacaattcattttaaataaaaacatttccataacattaaaattcattaaaaaaaccgaaataatattacaaattacaaataaaataaaaaagacataattaaaatcctaaaaaataaaaattacataattaaaatcctaaaaattaaaaattacataattaaaatactaaaaattaaaaattacataattaaagctaaaaatatccccgtggaagactactcatccggcggcactaccccaaattgtttttggaggcccaatatcatggcctcgtgcgatcgaagttgcgcgggggatcatagttgacctatcggccatattgagttaggccaaaagggtccacaacgagttagTGGGGGGTGGAGGTAGCGCATAGGGAACAGGAAAGGTAGCGGAGTCGGGAGCATCGTCGGATaaagtcgcggcgcgacggcagttggccgccgccttcttccttccttgcggtcggcgttgggaaccgctcgagccggcgtcggggctactcaagttagctccggcgagttggctaaccacgtcttcggagccagagtcggatagggataccgaccttgaccgtttggaggagccgttagaggaggatgttacgcctcccctatacttcggatgcgaccgcgtctcctgccaaatgttgagatACTTGAACGCCTTGTAGTTAATGGATTAGTAGGTCGAcatggcggaactgatgatgtcggcctcgctccggccgctccccgccgaccgctcttcctggaggtaatacccctggaacttgtTAATTTCTTCGTTGActcggtagatggcgttgcgctcgattgttccctccggccggttttcattgtaccggcgacagatgcgccaccaaaagtgatcgccggattagttcgtgccaacctccggatcttcggagattgacaaatacgccttgaacaattgctccatctccgccggcgaACACCGCgggtaggaggagtcggagtttgggagggggcggtcgacctcgctctaggctcgggtgtccacccgtatcgcccttcgagggcatcttggtcgtcgattgggtatgaccggtagccacccggaacgcccgaactttgggtttgaggaggggccgaatattccgtttccggactaggaaacggttgtgaaccgaaccaatcggggttccaaccgtgggagcccggagGGTGATCGCCTTGGCCgaacattgttatgttgtatgtGGAagaaatggagatgagagaatgtagatgagaatggaaatgagagaatgtagatgagaatggaaataaagaatgtggtgtgaatttttgggagtgaaagtgggagtatttatagatgaaaatgtgtatttttgggggggaaaaataaaaaataataaaagtggtagaaaacggtaaaaaacggatatattttttttgggaagtggaaaaaatattttttttatttttaatcggttttttaattaaaaaccgattttaaaaaaaataaaaaattcaaaggcaacggctatgtcgttgcccaatcgcagcaaaccacgtcacctgctcgctggcacggacctgctcgatgcatcgagtagcGCCGTGCCAACGGCGGACGAGCtcttccgtgccgctggcacagacggacggacgccgtctgtccgtccaccgttgcagatgctctaaagCTCAACTGCTCCATCATCGCGTGCAGCGTAAATTCACCGAAAATTATGTTTGAATATTCACCAAAGAAGAGTTCAGTACCAATTAACCCTTCATATCCTCAATTCATCAAGCTTAAAGTAACAATAGCAATAGCAATAGCAATAGCAATAGAGACAGAACACCAGCAATCACTAAAACTTCGCAGACTATTGCAAAGGAAAATACAAATAAACAACGGAACTTTTCAGAGGATTAATCACGAAAAAGAGAGACGGAAGCACGAGTGAGAGTGGGAGAGGTGTATACTTGAGATAAGCGCTAATGATACGGCGGAGGGATTTGACTTCGAGAGCCTCTTCCAGTTTCCGGCGACGCAATTCCTCATCTTCGATTGACGACATTTCCCTCTTCTGTAAATTTTCTTCCTTCTTCGATTCTAATAATTGGTTAAATTAcctttttggggaaaaaatagtAGGAGTAGTTTTTTAAGCGTAGATATCTTCGTGTTAATATTTTTTCCACTATTTCATggagtaattatttattaatgaactataattaatatttatcactacaaaaaaaatttaacaaaaattgtatatCAAACTTTTAATTGATTAACCTCAATAATCAATTCTTATTCCAAATTTCAACATTTGGAAACATTGATTATAATCATAATTGGAATAGTGAACCTTAGGTAATTATCTTTAAATTATGCAAATGCATAATataatttgaagaaaaaaatgtctaaaactaaaataaaaataaaaagggaCATAAAATGATATGCTCAGTGCTACAAAAAGAATCATATACAGTAGGACTCTAATAAAACACCCTGAAATTGGGTTTAAATCGGTATAGATGGAATTTGCTATTCCGGTTAAAAATTACGGAAttggaatttttggtgaataaataaatatccaaaataatactaataattaattaagaattgagtattattgttataattaaaacaggaaaaataaaaataaatgcgCATTAATGAAATAATGCTAGTTTTTCAATTCTTTTACCaatgtataataaaataatatgttgcaactagtattaatatatactccGTAGTGTATACATATCATTTCAACTTCATTTTCTTGAAGAAAATCAATACAATCGTCTAACACCATTTTTACGAATCGAAGGTCCGGTTGCATAGTCGAAACTAAATCAAGACATTTCTTCGATCCTAACCTAATTTTTTGCTATAAAATTGATAATGTTGAGTTATGTAGTATGTTGAtttaatcttaaattattgATTAATCTGAAATCGTAGTGCACATACACATGTTATTTTGATAgtctaaaaataaattatagtactaaatATTATCTCATTTTATTAGTACgtttgtaatttaaataaacaaaaaagttagggatattggtctctaaaaccaGGAACTTTTcccaaattttggtatttttcacGGCATGTTTATCAccatatttgactaacttacgagGCCTTTTTATTATACTTGACACAAATAAATCAATGTCGTTTTCTACGTGACTTTTAATCCTActtgttatgaacttaaaaagtgaTTTAAAATACCATAAAACGTACTTGCTcacgtaaaataagattttgataaaaatattttatttgggCCAGCTTGGGAAACACCAAACAAAGTACAAAGTTTATGATATTCTAgactaattttaaagtttatggaaaataccaaattttggacaaaattcatgattttagagaccaatataaaaaaaaattactccacataaggccatccacaataggaatagcccagccatagcctagccacaaactcttcctgccacatcatcaaaataagcaaatagcccagtcatagcctagccacatcactcaaaattatataaagcaaataattaacaatcacacaaaatacggaattaaatttacgacacaggtacaggaaaattcaataataatattaaaattttaaaaagtacattaattaaaaaacacacttcattaaaattaaaataacattacaacatcctcattaatgagtttgtcccacatcgaaagtggaacataaaacattcaaggatgtctctataaaagagaaacaaccatgaatgagtttgtcccacatcgaaagtggaacataaaacattcaaggatgtctctataaaatagaaacaaccaagaatgagtttgtcccacattgaaagtggaacataaaacattcacggatgtctctataaaatagaaacaatcaagaatgagtttgtcccacatcgtaAGTGGAACattaaacattcaaggatgtctctataaaagagaaacaactaagaatgagtttgtcccacatcgaaagtggaacataaaacaacataaaacattcaaggatgactctataaaagagaaacaaccaagaatgagtttgtcccacatcgaaagtggaacataaaacattcaaggatgtctctataaaagagaaacaaccaagaatgagtttgtcccacatcgaaagtggaacataaaacattcacggatgtctctataaaataagaacaaccaagaatgagtttcataaaaaacattaaataaaaaaaatttaaaaaatccgctgggcgatgcgctcggcgatccggagccttcaatggcgccgagcggatcgcctagcgcatcgcccagcgcccacacatcgcctagcgctaggcgatttttttttCGGAAACCAGCTCGGCGGTTACAATGGTTTGCCTAGCGCTGGGGCTCGGCTAGGCGGGGCTcggctaggcgccattgtggatggcctaaagtTTAACAATAACACAGAAATGGAAACCAAGAAATGGAAACCAGTTTAATAAATAcctccaaaaatagaaatgcaTTTCTTCTTCCAAATGGGTTGGCTTTGGAACGTAGAAGCTCTACCAGAAGAGGAGGCTGAGAAGAAGAAATAACATGAAATTATATCTCAACTTCTTCTCTATCCGATTCGATTGATTAATTTCCACCTCACAACAACACCGATCCAAGTTTTTCTTCCAATTTCTATAGATCTgaagaaaaaatggatatattccGGAAGGCAAAATCAATCAGGATGGTGAGCTACCGCGACAAATACCTAACCGCGGCGGAAGATGAGGAGAGCGTGATCCAGGATGAATCGCCGCGGCAGAAATCGGTGTGGACGGTGGAATTGATGGCGGATCGCAACGCGATTCGGCTGCGGAGCTACCTCGGAACGTATCTGGCGGCGTCGACCATCCCGCTCCTCCCCGGGGTGACGGCGAAGAAGGCGGTGCAGACGTCGCTCGAGTCGCCGTCGGATccgtcgattgagtgggagccgatGCGCGACGGGATGCAGGTGAAGCTCCGGTCGTGCTGCGGCAACTTCCTGCGCCCTAACGGCGGCCTACCGCCGTGGAGGAACATCGTCACGCACGATGTCCCGCACCTCCCCAATTCCGGCAACAAGCTGCTGTGGGATGTGCAGATCGTCGAAAAACGGCCGCCACAGAGTAAATTTGGGAGGTGCAGATCGGGATCGTTCTCGGAAACCATGGATGCGATCGTACATTCTGAATATATTTGAACGATGCTAGTTAATCGTGCACACATTGGCTCTCGACATACAAAAGGTAAATCGATCTCGCCTCTCTTGTATACAAAGAAAACTGATGAATCAAATCATCAATGGAGTCACATTAGCGCGGAAAGAAACAGAGGGGGCGATATCTTATatctatatatacatacatgcACACATAAATTGGATAGATGAAGATTATTCTTCTGGAATTGAATTTTGGAAATTTGAAAATCCAGTCTGCCGCAGTGGCGTTGATGTTTATTGTTCTAGCCAGCTCTGCTCGACTGTAGAGAAGATATGAGTAATGGATCATCATTTTGATTTGGCGCAGTTTTCGTTACACAAGTAATTTAATCTTCTTTTCTTCGgctatttctattttttcattttttggaaGTACTACAGAGGATTTTTGTAGTAttcaaaagaaaagttgaaGTCAACAAGTAGACGAGCATCAAATCTGTAACAAACTTGAGGACCCA
This genomic interval from Salvia splendens isolate huo1 chromosome 13, SspV2, whole genome shotgun sequence contains the following:
- the LOC121759932 gene encoding carnosine N-methyltransferase-like, which codes for MSSIEDEELRRRKLEEALEVKSLRRIISAYLNYPEAAEEDIKRYERCFRRLPLAHKALLSHLPLKFQKLRWCVSQNSYFIFEMLKAFDPPIDMNVDTDIAEDHAIENAPVQQLSSTEMNPHPCQSGSNNTLLHNAKVDELRSGEDGASDAPKPETISEEKKIQSLSENVGNCSVASERNGMVQGGDAHSYQSGTHCCDGHASPSPDWLDPSLQFHVPLADVDKVRCIIRNIVRDWAAEGQKERDECYRPILQELDRLFPDRSSDGPPACLVPGAGLGRLALEISCLGFISQGNEFSYYMMICSSFILNYSQNFEQWKIYPWIHSNCNLLSDKDQLRPVSVPDIHPASAGITEGFSMCGGDFVEVYNDRSQVGAWDAVVTCFFLDTAHNIVDYIEIISKILKDGGVWINLGPLLYHFADAHNQDDEMSIELSLEDVKRVAFHHGFEIEKESTIATTYTTNQRSMMQNQYYAAFWTMRKKPPPASAPDAAAA
- the LOC121760851 gene encoding uncharacterized protein LOC121760851, translated to MDIFRKAKSIRMVSYRDKYLTAAEDEESVIQDESPRQKSVWTVELMADRNAIRLRSYLGTYLAASTIPLLPGVTAKKAVQTSLESPSDPSIEWEPMRDGMQVKLRSCCGNFLRPNGGLPPWRNIVTHDVPHLPNSGNKLLWDVQIVEKRPPQSKFGRCRSGSFSETMDAIVHSEYI